The genomic region TCCGCTCCGCGAACAGCTCCGCCGCCCGGGCCACGATCGCCGCCCGCTGCTCGACCGTCCGGCGCCGCCACGCCGAGTACCCCTGGTGCACCCGCCCGATCGCGGCCCGGACCTGTTCGTCGCTCGCGTTCTCGATCTGCTCGATCAGTTCACCCGTCGCCGGGTCAGTGACTGCGTACATGGGGGACGAGTCCTCCGTTCTCTACGACAGTGCGCAAGAGCAAAGGCTAGTCGCTGATTTACATACTGTATACAGTCAGTCTGTCTATCACGCCTACCTCTCCCCCTGGGCAGCGGCTGGACCGGATGAGCAGGACAGGGGAAAACCCTCGGGCCGACCGCTGTCGGCAGTGGCGTCCGCGGCGCATGCTGGAGGGCAATCCCCGTCGTTGCGCTGACGGGGGCTCGATCCCGCCCCCTCGTCGATCGGATGCCGCCCGTGCCCGACCAACGGAAGTCCCGTCTTGTCCTCCGCCTGGCGACAGTGATCGCCGCCGCGGCCATCGGTGGGGTCGCGCTCGCGGCTCCCGCGCCGGCCGCCCTCGATGCTGCCGCCGCCGCCCGACCCGACCCGGCCAATCCCTGGCAGTTCGACCACTGGCCGCAGCAGCAGCCGTGGCAGCAGCAGCAACCGGCGACCCGGCTCGCCGGTCCGACCAGCGGCACTGGAGCCTTCGGTGCACCGATCGACCCGCAGAACTGGGAGAACCCCGACCACATGACCTGGTCGGACTACCAGAGGCCGCCAGGCACGAACTGGGCCGATCCGACCAAGAAGGGGTCCGTCCGGACGTTCAAGGGCGCCCTCGTGCTGACCGACTACCCGAACCAGCCGTTCGTGGTGACCCAGCCGAAGGGCTCGACACCGTTCGGCAATCCGAGCGCCGAAGCCAACGGCGTACCGCGAGACCAGGTCGCGCAGTTCTACCACGACTTCCTCAACAAGCCGAACGCCCTGAACCGCGGCCACACCATTCACGAGTACTGGATGGAGGACTCCGGCGGCCGGTACGGGGTGGAGCTGACCGCGTTCGGCCCGTACCGGATGCCCGGCAAGTCGCACGAGTACGCGATGGAGTTCCAGGGCGGCACCGCCTGCCCGGCCGGCGACACCTGCAACCGCAACCTGCGCACCGACGGCCGCGCGGCCTGGATCGCCGACCAGGGCCCCCACGTCCCGGCGGGCTTCGACTTCGTCTTCTTCATGAGCGCCGGGCAGGACGAGTCGTCGACCTGGCAGGAGTTCGGGATGATGAAGTTCCCGACCAAGGAGGACGTCACCGAGCCGTTCGGGCCGCCGGACCCGAACCTGCCGAACTGGTCCCGCACCCGCTACGTCGACTGGACCTCCTGGGCAGCCGGCTCGTCGATCTGGCCGAACGCCGGCGGCGGCTCGTCCACCCAGGCCGAGAGTTCCGGGATGGCGGTCTTCGCCCACGAGTTGAGCCACATCCTCGGCATCGGCGACAACTACAACAACCCGTACGGCGTACCGCCGCGGCGCGCGTACACCGGGATCTGGGAGATGCTCAGCCGGGGCAGCTTCAACGGCCCCGGCGGACCGCACAGCCGGTGGATGATCCCGGCGACCGGCGGCGCCTCGATGGGTGCTCAGCACATGCTGCGCAACAAGATCAAGCTGCAGATGGTCGACGAGCAGAACGTACTCCGGCTGAACCGTGAGGCGCTGGCCCAGTCCGGCGTCGTGGTCGCGGACGTCACCGCCCGTGTCGCCCAGCCGGGACCGACCGGTCTGGCCGGCATCAATGTGGAGCTCGGCGGCGGCGATCTCGCGCCCGCCTGCAACACCGCCACCGACCCGCTCTGCGACGGCCGCGGCTACCAGAACTACACCGTCGAGGTCGTCGACCGGATGGGCACCGACTCGTTCACCCCCGACTCCGGGGTCCTGCTGGCCAAGACGAAGAACCAGGACCAGGCGCCGTTCGAGTGGGTGATCGACGCCAACTCGCAGGACATCAACATGACCGACTACGTCCTGCCCGACGGCACCAAGGTGCCGATCACGATCGGCGACTACCGGCAGTTGTCCGACGCGCTCTTCCACGCCGGCACCAACTCCGGCAGCGAGTACGAGTACGTCGACGAGGCCAACCGGCTGCACTTCTACGTCACCGACCTCGAGCGCGACCGGCAGGGCGTCCTGTCCTACACCGTCGCCGTTCGCTCGCTCGACGGCGACGGGCCGGCCCAGCGCGGCGTCCGCGTCACCCCGGCAGTCGGCCGGCCCAGCCGCGACGGTGTTGCCACGTGCAACTTCCCGCTCACCAACACCGGCAAGGCCGCTGCCGCCCAGGGCGAGCACCCCGAGGACGTCAGCAAGTACCTGAACAACGACGTCTACCGCCTGTCCGCCACGATCGACGGCCGCGGCTGGTCGGTCAACCTGCCCAACGCTCTGACCACCGCCGCGACCGGCAAACGCGTCACGGTCCCGGTCCAGGCCAAGCACGCCCCCGGCTCGGCCGCCCTCGCCCGCGTCACCCTGACCGCCATCTCCGAGTCCGACCCCACCAAGAAATCCACCACCAGCTGCCTGGCGATCGCCCGCTGACGCCCATGTGAAGGGGCGGGCCGCCGTCGCGGTGGCCCGCCCTTGCTGTCGCCGGTGATGTAAAGAATCTTTGACATCGCGAGCGGGCGGGCCTACTGTCGCAGTGTCAAAGATTTTTTACATCGCGAGGGGATGGCGCTGTGGCGTTCGAGGAGAAGCGGGCGTGGGTGTTCCTGAGCGTCTCGGTGGTCGGCTACCTGGTCTACCTGGCGATCGTGCTGGGGCGGATCGACGGCGGACGGGCCGATACGCCGTACGTCGCGGTGATGCTGTGGACGATCGGTGCGGCCATCGTGGCGGCGATCGTGCTCGAGGTGGTGCTGGCGGCGACCGGCGCGAAGGAGGACGGGCCGCAGAAGGACCAGCGGGATCTGGAGATCGCGCGGTTCGGTGAGCAGGTCGGGCAGTCGTTCGTGGTGATCGGCGGACTGGCCGCGCTGCTGCTGGCGATGGTCGAGGCGGACCACTTCTGGATAGCGAACGCGATCTACCTCGCGTTCGTCCTGTCCGCGGTGCTCGGCTCGGTCGCCCGGCTGTTCGCCTACCGCCGGGGGCTGCCGTGGTGAAGCCGACCCGCGTCACCAACCGGATCCGGGCTCTGCGCACCGACCACGCCGAGTTGACCCAGGCCGAGCTGGCCCGCCGGCTCGGGGTCACCCGGCAGACCGTCATCGCCATCGAGCAGGGCAGGTACTCGCCGTCGCTCGAGCTCGCGTTCCAGATTGCGCACGTCTTCGGCGTACCGCTCGCGGACGTGTTCCAGTATCCAGGGGAGGAAACATGAAAGCGATCGTCCAGGACCGGTACGGTCCGCCGGAGGTGCTTCGGCTCGACGAGACCGATCAGCCGGTTGCCGGGAGCAACCAAGTCCTGGTGCGGGTGCGAGCGGCCGGGGTCGACCAGGGCACGTGGCACCTGATGGCCGGTCAGCCGCGCGTCGTCCGACTGGCCGTCGGGCTGCGCCGGCCGCGCGTCCGGATCAGCGGCCGCGACGTCGCCGGGGTGGTCGAGGCGGTCGGCGCCGGCGTCACCGAGCTGAAGGTCGGCGACGAGGTGTACGGAACGTGCGAGAGCGGTTCCTTCGCCGAGTACGCCGTCGGCCGCGCGGACCGGCTGACCCGCAAGCCGGCGAACCTCACCTTCGAGCAGGCGGCCGCCGTCCCGATCTCGGCCGGGACCGCGCTTCAAGGGCTGCGCGACGTTCGCCCCGGCGATCACGTCCTGGTCCTCGGCGCGGCCGGCGGCGTCGGCTCGTACGCCGTCCAGCTCGCCAAGGCCGCCTGCGCTCACGTCACCGGCGTGTGCAGTACGGCCAAGCTCGACCTGGTCCGCGAGCTCGGCGCCGACGAAGCGCTCGACTACACCCGCGACGAACTCCCCGCCGCGGCGTACGACCTGATCCTGGACGCCGGCGGGAACCGCTCTCTGCGAACTCTTCGCCGTTCTCTGACGCCGAAAGGCACCCTCGTGCTCGTCGGAGCCGAAACCGGTGGCGCCCTCGGCGGCCTCGACCGCGCCCTGCGCGCGACGCTGCTCTCCCCCTTCATCGGCCAACGCCTCCGCGGCCTGATCAGCACCGAACGCGCCGACGACTACGCCCACCTGCGCACGCTCATCGAGTTCGGCAAGGTGACCCCGGCGATCGACCGCACCTATCCCCTGGCCGAAGCGCCCGCCGCCATCCACCATCTCCGCGAGCGGCACCCCCGCGGCAAACTCGTCATCACCGTCTGACCGGCTGCAGCGGTGCACAATGGCCGGATGCGTCGGGGACGGGTCGCGGTGGCCGGCAGGGTGCGCACCATGGCGGTGCTCGAAGTCGTGAACGTGGCAGTGATCGGCTGGTTCGTCTTCGGGGCGTTGGACGCTCCAGTGAGCGCGGCCAACGCCGCCGGCTTTCTGGCCTCGGCGGGGCTGCTGCTGGTTGGCGCGGCGTACTGGATGGCGAAGCTCGGCCAGGTTCGTTCCGCGCTGCGACGGCCTCGGCACCTGGAGGCCTTCCGGCTCGTACGAATCGCCTGCCTGGTCGGGCTACTGGCCGCCGGCGTCGTCGTCGCGGCCGCAGTCGGCGATCCGGCGCGGCGGTTCGTCCCGGGGCTGACCCTGTTCCTGCTCGCGGTGGCGGAGTACGTGAACTACTTCCACTGGCAGCTCATGTACGACAACCGCGCCGACCTCCAAAGACTGTTCCGCACCCGCCGCCTGGCGCGGGCTCACCTGCACCGCGATCTCCACCCGGGCTGATCAGGACGGACCGATCACCGGTACGCCGGCGCCGTGGAGCTCACGGACGGTGCGGTGGCCGGCCGGCGCGTCGGTGACAACTCCGGCGACCTCATGCAGAGGAAGTACGGAAAAACGTGAAGCCGTGCCGAGTTTCTCCGCGCTCGCCAGCACGTAGGTCTCGGCCGCCCGGCGGGACAGCGCACGCTTCATCGCCGCCTCGTCGGCGTCGCCGGTGGTGAGTCCGGCCTCCGGATGCACCCCGGTAACGCCCAGCAGGAACAAGTCGGCACTCACCGCCTGCGCCGCCTCGACTGCCGCCGCACCGCTGGCCACCATCGAGTGCCGGAACACCCGGCCGCCGATCAGGAAGATCTCGATCCCCCGGTGCTCGACCAGCGCCGCCGCGATGGTCGGGCTGTGCGTGATCACGGTCGCCTCGAGCGTCAGCGGCAACGCGGCCACCACGGCACGGGCCGTCGTCCCGCCGTCCAGGATCACCGCG from Kribbella flavida DSM 17836 harbors:
- a CDS encoding M6 family metalloprotease domain-containing protein, whose amino-acid sequence is MPPVPDQRKSRLVLRLATVIAAAAIGGVALAAPAPAALDAAAAARPDPANPWQFDHWPQQQPWQQQQPATRLAGPTSGTGAFGAPIDPQNWENPDHMTWSDYQRPPGTNWADPTKKGSVRTFKGALVLTDYPNQPFVVTQPKGSTPFGNPSAEANGVPRDQVAQFYHDFLNKPNALNRGHTIHEYWMEDSGGRYGVELTAFGPYRMPGKSHEYAMEFQGGTACPAGDTCNRNLRTDGRAAWIADQGPHVPAGFDFVFFMSAGQDESSTWQEFGMMKFPTKEDVTEPFGPPDPNLPNWSRTRYVDWTSWAAGSSIWPNAGGGSSTQAESSGMAVFAHELSHILGIGDNYNNPYGVPPRRAYTGIWEMLSRGSFNGPGGPHSRWMIPATGGASMGAQHMLRNKIKLQMVDEQNVLRLNREALAQSGVVVADVTARVAQPGPTGLAGINVELGGGDLAPACNTATDPLCDGRGYQNYTVEVVDRMGTDSFTPDSGVLLAKTKNQDQAPFEWVIDANSQDINMTDYVLPDGTKVPITIGDYRQLSDALFHAGTNSGSEYEYVDEANRLHFYVTDLERDRQGVLSYTVAVRSLDGDGPAQRGVRVTPAVGRPSRDGVATCNFPLTNTGKAAAAQGEHPEDVSKYLNNDVYRLSATIDGRGWSVNLPNALTTAATGKRVTVPVQAKHAPGSAALARVTLTAISESDPTKKSTTSCLAIAR
- a CDS encoding helix-turn-helix transcriptional regulator; the protein is MKPTRVTNRIRALRTDHAELTQAELARRLGVTRQTVIAIEQGRYSPSLELAFQIAHVFGVPLADVFQYPGEET
- a CDS encoding DeoR/GlpR family DNA-binding transcription regulator; amino-acid sequence: MSTSIGFFTRLTITCKNADEQGGMWMLAAQRRDLLLERLVADGRVVAKDLATELGISEDSIRRDLRELAAAGLCQRVYGGALPISPAVADYSTRETVAVDSKTVVAGLAASLVRPGSAVILDGGTTARAVVAALPLTLEATVITHSPTIAAALVEHRGIEIFLIGGRVFRHSMVASGAAAVEAAQAVSADLFLLGVTGVHPEAGLTTGDADEAAMKRALSRRAAETYVLASAEKLGTASRFSVLPLHEVAGVVTDAPAGHRTVRELHGAGVPVIGPS
- a CDS encoding NAD(P)-dependent alcohol dehydrogenase, coding for MKAIVQDRYGPPEVLRLDETDQPVAGSNQVLVRVRAAGVDQGTWHLMAGQPRVVRLAVGLRRPRVRISGRDVAGVVEAVGAGVTELKVGDEVYGTCESGSFAEYAVGRADRLTRKPANLTFEQAAAVPISAGTALQGLRDVRPGDHVLVLGAAGGVGSYAVQLAKAACAHVTGVCSTAKLDLVRELGADEALDYTRDELPAAAYDLILDAGGNRSLRTLRRSLTPKGTLVLVGAETGGALGGLDRALRATLLSPFIGQRLRGLISTERADDYAHLRTLIEFGKVTPAIDRTYPLAEAPAAIHHLRERHPRGKLVITV